The DNA segment TCCTGGCAAACCCGAATGGCCGACATTTCATTCCGGCCGATTCGCCTGTACAAGATTTCTTTCTTGCCCGCCTCGGTGTCGAAATACCACGAATGGTTTTTGTTCACGAGCGGTATGGGCGTGGGCCAATTCTCCGCGCCGATATACAGGGTGGTGGTTCCGTCCGGCTCGTCCACCAGACGGTGCATTTCCTGGTATCTCCGTACGAAATTGGCGCGGCTCTGGGCGTCCTCGGTTTCGTTTCCCATCGAGACGATTTGCTTTTCGTCCGGTCCCAGGATTTCGAGCATCGCTTTTTCGTCGTTATTCTGCGCGGCCGCGACGAGTGCGTTGCTCGCCTCCTCCGCCGATGAAAATGTTTTCTGGCCCTGTTGCTGCGCCATGGAACGGGCGGGAAAGCCCGCCGTCAAAAGGATGGCGACCGCGGCTAATTTAGGAAGATGGGACCAAAAACAGTTGCCGACATTCCGCATCGCTCGCCGCATAGGGATTCTCTCCGTTTCTAAATTTCACAATCGGCTTGGAACACCACGAAGCCTCGATTACCGACGCCCGCCCCCGCCGCGCGCTCCGCCGCCCCCGCCACGCGCTCCGCCGCCCAGGCTGGCGCTTCCGCGTGAAGAAAAGCTCCTTGTCTGTCCGCCATGGTCGTAACCGCTGAATGCGCCCGAGCGGGTGCCGTTCTGGCCGTGGGGTTCAGCGTATCCTCGAGCAGCCTTGTTGTCTCCGCCGAACGGATGGGTCGTTGCGCCGGGATGGTTGAATAATCTGCCGCCCCCGCCGGCAGGCCCGCCCCCTGCGGGAGGGCCGGGACGAGGTCCGACGTGCGGGCGTGCTCCTCGGTAGTAAGCGCCCCGGTTGTAAAATGTGGTGCTCCGGGAGAAGTACCTGCCGTGGTTATGAGTTATGCCGTGGTTGTGCCAATCGCATCCCCAATGAGGCCAGCCCCATTCATAAACCGCGAAGAAGCCGATTCCGAGGCCGATTCCGAACGAGAGGTACGGGCCTCCATACCAGATTCCGGGATACGGATACCACCCCGGCCACGGCACGACGGGTTCTCCGTAAACCAACCACGGATCATACGCGGGGATGTAAACCACATCGGGGTCGGCCGGCTCGACGATGATCGTCGAGCCTTCCGCCGTTACGGTTTGCTGCGGCGTGCTCTTGAAATCGCCGGTTTCTTGCGCTCGCCGGCGCATCACCTGCACGGCATCCATCACATCCGGTTCCTGGTTGTAGTAGGCGTCGCCCAGAGAGGACGTCCAGGAGAGATTCTTGTCCATGTTTCCAAGGACGGATGGAAACGCAACGAGCGCCTTGACGCTCGGGTCCCAGGGTTGTTGGTCCACGGCGTGACCCAA comes from the Nitrospiria bacterium genome and includes:
- a CDS encoding DUF3300 domain-containing protein, whose translation is MRHRVVAGVGQRRAEYSLYLSGIEAAMDSPTARFKNMNIFGHTAEFSRPRSGKRHWVSLLSLAVLFATWPQYLSAYQDPQEPPQAAQAPRYAQQAPEQLQQLVAPIALYPDSLVAQILAASTFPEQVVEADRWVQAHPDLKGEALGHAVDQQPWDPSVKALVAFPSVLGNMDKNLSWTSSLGDAYYNQEPDVMDAVQVMRRRAQETGDFKSTPQQTVTAEGSTIIVEPADPDVVYIPAYDPWLVYGEPVVPWPGWYPYPGIWYGGPYLSFGIGLGIGFFAVYEWGWPHWGCDWHNHGITHNHGRYFSRSTTFYNRGAYYRGARPHVGPRPGPPAGGGPAGGGGRLFNHPGATTHPFGGDNKAARGYAEPHGQNGTRSGAFSGYDHGGQTRSFSSRGSASLGGGARGGGGGARGGGGRR